The following proteins are co-located in the Paraburkholderia phytofirmans PsJN genome:
- a CDS encoding LysE/ArgO family amino acid transporter, with protein sequence MNWLSFSDGAALCASLIVTIGAQNAFVLRQGITRSHVGKIVALCALSDFILIGAGVGGAAVLVERYPVFVHAMLYVGLAYLAWFGINALRRAVRPEHAVMDGENVSAAPEQRAVPIILMTLAFTWLNPHVYLDTFLLIGTAGAREPEGARVAFALGAMAVSGIWFIGLGYGARALAPLFKRATAWRVLDGAIGSMVLLLAVTQLR encoded by the coding sequence ATGAATTGGCTATCTTTTTCCGACGGCGCCGCCTTGTGCGCATCCCTGATCGTAACGATCGGCGCGCAAAACGCCTTCGTGCTGCGTCAGGGCATCACGCGCTCGCATGTCGGCAAGATCGTTGCGCTGTGCGCGTTGTCGGACTTCATTCTGATCGGGGCGGGCGTCGGCGGCGCAGCGGTGCTGGTCGAGCGCTATCCCGTGTTCGTCCACGCGATGCTGTACGTCGGACTCGCCTATCTGGCGTGGTTCGGGATCAATGCGTTGCGCCGCGCGGTGCGGCCGGAGCATGCGGTTATGGATGGCGAGAACGTCAGCGCGGCGCCCGAGCAGCGCGCCGTGCCGATCATTCTGATGACACTCGCCTTCACGTGGCTCAATCCGCACGTGTACCTCGACACATTCCTGCTGATCGGCACGGCCGGCGCGCGCGAACCCGAAGGCGCGCGGGTCGCCTTCGCGCTGGGCGCGATGGCGGTCAGCGGGATCTGGTTTATCGGTCTGGGTTACGGTGCGCGCGCCCTCGCGCCGCTCTTCAAGCGGGCCACGGCGTGGCGCGTGCTGGATGGCGCGATCGGCAGCATGGTGCTGCTGCTCGCGGTGACGCAGTTGCGGTGA
- a CDS encoding HD domain-containing phosphohydrolase, with amino-acid sequence MHDVSAIRVLDAVKALAFIGDLSMGQPTDHSPRTGRLAARLATEAGLDDAQCDVVKEVSLLRWSGCTANATSFSDWFGDDVGGRAAMLAMQPDWTGTGKSPAQVGAAITSLAQIHCEVSGEVAHMLGLTQATQEALRRVFDSWDGAGLPDHRLGRDVPAAVFIVGVAGDLEILSRVYGLERAQMLIAQKAGRQYPRELAQLASARAAAWLDELDDPAAQRHAEPACTAAMQLASAPEIVADVIDLKLPWMTGYSRQVAETAGTCCAHLGMDDEARRRTYTAGLLHGMGRMAVPNAIWNTPGELSPAAWEKVRLVPYWTARAGKQIEGLARESEIASFAYERLDGSGYFRGSGGDAIGREARVLAVAAAWVALRSARPWRPAFSPEQAAALLDEQARAGRFDAEAVEAIVSSELGDLPASGERGRTPKAGLLSPREAEVLKHISLGASNKEVARILELSPSTVRTHVESVFRKLECSTRAAATLKASALGCI; translated from the coding sequence ATGCATGACGTTTCTGCAATCCGGGTACTGGACGCCGTCAAGGCTCTGGCGTTCATTGGCGACCTCAGCATGGGGCAGCCCACCGATCATTCGCCGCGCACAGGCCGGCTGGCGGCGCGGCTCGCGACAGAGGCCGGCCTTGACGACGCTCAGTGCGACGTCGTCAAAGAGGTGTCCCTTCTGCGGTGGTCGGGCTGCACGGCCAACGCAACCAGTTTTTCCGACTGGTTCGGCGACGATGTCGGCGGCCGCGCGGCCATGCTCGCCATGCAACCGGACTGGACCGGGACCGGCAAATCGCCGGCGCAAGTGGGCGCGGCGATCACCTCGCTCGCCCAGATACACTGCGAGGTCTCGGGCGAGGTGGCGCATATGCTGGGCCTCACCCAGGCGACGCAGGAAGCGCTTAGACGCGTTTTCGACAGTTGGGACGGCGCCGGTTTGCCGGACCACCGGCTGGGCCGCGATGTGCCCGCCGCGGTGTTCATCGTCGGCGTGGCCGGGGATCTCGAGATTCTGAGCCGGGTCTACGGTCTGGAGCGCGCGCAGATGCTGATCGCCCAGAAGGCCGGCCGGCAGTATCCGCGGGAACTCGCGCAACTCGCCTCGGCGCGTGCTGCTGCGTGGCTCGATGAACTCGACGATCCAGCCGCGCAGCGCCATGCCGAGCCCGCCTGCACGGCTGCGATGCAGCTTGCCAGCGCGCCAGAGATCGTCGCCGACGTGATCGACCTGAAGCTGCCGTGGATGACCGGCTATTCGCGTCAGGTAGCCGAGACGGCCGGCACCTGCTGCGCGCATCTGGGCATGGACGATGAGGCGCGGCGGCGCACCTACACGGCGGGGCTGCTTCATGGCATGGGACGCATGGCGGTCCCGAATGCCATCTGGAACACACCCGGCGAGCTTTCTCCGGCCGCATGGGAAAAGGTGCGGCTCGTGCCTTACTGGACCGCGCGTGCAGGCAAGCAGATCGAGGGCCTCGCTCGCGAGTCGGAGATCGCTTCGTTCGCGTATGAACGTCTCGACGGTTCAGGCTATTTCCGCGGCAGCGGCGGCGATGCAATAGGACGTGAAGCGCGTGTACTCGCGGTTGCCGCCGCGTGGGTGGCGTTGCGTTCGGCGCGTCCCTGGCGGCCGGCATTTTCACCGGAACAGGCCGCGGCTCTGCTCGACGAGCAGGCACGGGCGGGGCGTTTCGATGCAGAAGCGGTCGAAGCAATCGTCTCTTCTGAACTCGGCGACTTGCCGGCGTCCGGCGAGCGTGGGCGGACGCCGAAAGCAGGCTTGCTGTCGCCGCGAGAGGCTGAGGTGCTAAAACACATCAGCCTGGGCGCGAGCAACAAAGAGGTCGCCCGCATTCTCGAACTGAGCCCGAGTACCGTGCGCACGCATGTGGAAAGCGTGTTTCGCAAGCTCGAATGTTCTACCCGTGCGGCGGCCACGTTGAAGGCGTCCGCGCTCGGCTGCATCTAG
- a CDS encoding alpha/beta fold hydrolase, which translates to MNTLLKKCLAATLMVGGVVSQAAFTQASAAAPNDGLKGKNVVLVHGAFADGSGWNKVIPLLEAKGLHVVAVQNSLKSLDDDAAATQRVIEQQNGPVVLVGHSWGGAVISQAGNNDKVKALVYVAAFAPDNGQSINDLFKGKPAPAWMAALQKDSAGYLTLSTDAIMKDFAQDLPPAEARVVAATQGPWFAGCADDKVATAAWHSKPSWYVMAQKDRMIPPPLQAAMAQQIGATVVKVNTSHVAMMSQPTEVAAAIITAARAAK; encoded by the coding sequence ATGAATACCCTGTTGAAAAAGTGTCTGGCTGCGACGTTGATGGTGGGCGGCGTGGTGTCGCAGGCCGCCTTCACCCAGGCGAGCGCCGCCGCGCCGAACGACGGTCTCAAGGGAAAGAACGTCGTGCTGGTGCACGGCGCATTCGCCGACGGTTCGGGCTGGAACAAGGTGATTCCGCTGCTGGAAGCAAAAGGCCTGCACGTGGTCGCGGTGCAAAACTCGCTCAAGTCGCTCGACGACGATGCCGCGGCAACGCAACGCGTCATCGAACAACAGAACGGGCCCGTCGTTCTGGTCGGCCACTCGTGGGGTGGCGCCGTGATCTCTCAGGCAGGCAACAACGACAAGGTCAAGGCCCTCGTCTACGTCGCGGCGTTTGCACCGGATAACGGCCAGTCGATCAACGACCTCTTCAAAGGCAAGCCCGCGCCTGCCTGGATGGCGGCATTGCAGAAGGACTCGGCCGGCTATCTGACACTCTCGACCGATGCGATCATGAAGGACTTCGCGCAAGACCTGCCGCCGGCCGAAGCTCGTGTCGTAGCCGCGACGCAAGGCCCGTGGTTTGCCGGCTGCGCGGACGACAAGGTCGCCACCGCCGCGTGGCACAGCAAGCCGTCGTGGTATGTGATGGCGCAGAAGGACCGCATGATCCCGCCGCCCTTGCAGGCCGCAATGGCGCAACAGATCGGCGCGACGGTGGTCAAGGTCAATACGAGCCACGTTGCGATGATGTCGCAGCCGACCGAAGTCGCGGCAGCAATCATCACGGCGGCACGCGCGGCGAAGTGA